One window from the genome of Trabulsiella odontotermitis encodes:
- a CDS encoding YdcY family protein, producing the protein MSHLDEVTARVDAAVEESVITHMNELLVELSEDAALSREDRYAQQQRLRNAIAHHGRQHKEDMEARHEQLTKGGTIL; encoded by the coding sequence ATGTCGCATCTGGATGAGGTGACCGCCCGCGTGGACGCGGCGGTGGAAGAGAGTGTTATTACGCATATGAATGAGTTGCTGGTTGAACTGAGCGAGGATGCGGCGCTGAGTCGTGAAGATCGCTATGCCCAGCAGCAACGCCTGCGTAATGCCATCGCCCATCATGGCCGCCAGCACAAGGAAGATATGGAGGCGCGCCACGAGCAGCTCACCAAAGGCGGCACCATCCTTTAA
- a CDS encoding DMT family transporter, producing the protein MNQSLTLAFLIAAGFGLVIQNTLMVRITHNASTILIAMLLNSLVGIILFVSILWIKHGVGGFQELAVSVRWWTLIPGLLGSFFVFASISGYQYVGAATTIAVLVASQLIGGLVMDVLRSQGIPWRALVGPVCGAVMLVAGAWLVARRQF; encoded by the coding sequence ATGAACCAGTCGCTGACCCTCGCCTTTCTCATCGCCGCCGGGTTTGGCCTGGTCATCCAGAATACCCTGATGGTGCGGATCACCCACAACGCCTCCACGATCCTGATCGCCATGTTGCTCAATTCACTGGTCGGGATCATCCTGTTCGTCAGCATTCTGTGGATTAAACACGGCGTGGGCGGGTTTCAGGAACTGGCGGTAAGCGTCAGGTGGTGGACGCTGATCCCCGGCCTGCTCGGCTCATTTTTCGTGTTTGCCAGCATCAGCGGTTATCAGTATGTCGGCGCGGCAACCACCATTGCGGTGCTGGTCGCCAGTCAGTTAATCGGTGGGCTGGTGATGGATGTGCTGCGCAGTCAGGGCATTCCCTGGCGGGCGCTGGTGGGGCCGGTGTGTGGTGCCGTGATGCTGGTGGCAGGCGCCTGGCTGGTGGCCAGACGCCAGTTTTGA
- a CDS encoding GNAT family N-acetyltransferase, translating to MTIRSACKEDCAAIAEIYNHAVLHTAAIWNDSTVDTDNRIAWFESRQLLGYPVLVSEENGTVTGYASFGDWRAFDGFRHTVEHSVYVHPAHQGKGLGRLLLTQLITEARNIGKHVMVAGIESQNLASLQLHASLGFITTGEMPQVGTKFGRWLDLTFMQLQLDDRAEPDARP from the coding sequence ATGACGATTCGCTCTGCCTGTAAAGAAGACTGTGCAGCGATTGCAGAAATCTACAATCATGCCGTACTGCACACCGCTGCCATCTGGAATGATTCTACTGTTGATACGGATAACCGCATTGCATGGTTTGAGTCGCGTCAGCTACTGGGCTATCCGGTGCTGGTGAGTGAAGAGAACGGCACAGTGACGGGTTATGCCTCGTTTGGTGACTGGCGCGCGTTTGACGGCTTTCGTCATACCGTTGAGCACTCGGTGTACGTGCACCCGGCGCATCAGGGCAAAGGGCTGGGCCGCCTGCTGCTGACGCAACTGATTACCGAAGCCAGAAACATCGGCAAGCACGTGATGGTCGCGGGTATTGAATCGCAAAACCTTGCATCGTTGCAGTTGCACGCCTCCCTCGGTTTTATTACCACTGGCGAAATGCCGCAGGTAGGCACCAAGTTTGGCCGCTGGCTGGATCTGACCTTTATGCAGCTTCAACTTGATGACCGCGCAGAACCGGACGCGCGGCCATGA
- a CDS encoding helix-turn-helix domain-containing protein yields the protein MMTPEDNVNQRISARLRLERESRGWSLSELAERAGVSRAMVHKIERGESSPTATMLGRLSGAFGLSMSTLIARAEMQEGKLLRRENQPVWRDPQSHYLRRHVSPRSDLPIDLVEIELPAGSDIPMPASSYALARQLIWLQQGELVFIEGDTRHEMKAGDCLELGPPNDCRFVNETKQACIYLVVRLNQAVS from the coding sequence ATGATGACGCCAGAAGACAATGTAAATCAGCGGATCAGCGCCCGCCTGCGCCTTGAACGTGAATCCCGTGGTTGGTCGCTCAGCGAGCTGGCGGAGCGGGCCGGGGTTTCCCGAGCGATGGTGCATAAAATCGAGCGTGGTGAAAGCAGCCCGACAGCCACTATGCTCGGGCGCTTATCCGGTGCCTTTGGTCTCAGCATGTCGACGCTGATCGCCCGTGCGGAAATGCAGGAAGGCAAGTTATTGCGGCGGGAAAACCAGCCGGTCTGGCGTGATCCGCAAAGCCATTACCTGCGCCGTCATGTTTCGCCGCGCAGCGATCTGCCTATTGATCTGGTTGAGATTGAACTACCCGCCGGGAGCGATATCCCGATGCCAGCGTCGTCGTACGCGCTGGCGCGCCAGTTGATCTGGTTACAGCAAGGGGAACTGGTGTTTATCGAGGGCGATACCCGTCATGAGATGAAAGCGGGGGATTGTCTCGAACTCGGGCCGCCGAATGATTGCCGTTTTGTCAATGAAACGAAACAGGCCTGTATTTACCTGGTGGTGAGATTAAATCAGGCTGTTTCATAA
- a CDS encoding GntR family transcriptional regulator, with protein sequence MLDFEKAQRTSLTTQVEVNLKSALIIGALKPGARLITKEIAEQLGTSITPVREALLRLVSSGALQATPAQAFLVPVVSQERYKEINAIRKQLEGMAAVTALTHLTAEKLSELQRLADDFQGNIRHGEVEQILQANYVFRFHLYRYAEMPTLTALIEQLWVQIGPCFNFLHPHSSDIFPDTHFYADLLAALEKKDEQATRQAMEIIIDHDTFILQRQSIY encoded by the coding sequence ATGCTGGATTTTGAGAAAGCACAGCGCACGAGTTTGACCACTCAGGTCGAAGTGAATTTAAAAAGTGCGTTAATTATTGGCGCGCTGAAACCCGGAGCCCGGTTAATTACCAAGGAGATTGCCGAACAGTTAGGCACCAGTATTACCCCCGTGCGCGAAGCGCTTCTGCGGCTGGTATCGTCAGGCGCACTCCAGGCGACGCCTGCCCAGGCATTTCTGGTGCCGGTGGTTTCGCAGGAGCGTTACAAGGAGATCAACGCCATCCGAAAGCAGTTAGAGGGGATGGCAGCGGTCACTGCGCTGACGCATCTCACGGCAGAAAAACTCAGTGAATTGCAGCGCCTTGCCGATGACTTTCAGGGTAACATCCGGCACGGCGAGGTTGAACAGATACTGCAGGCAAATTACGTGTTCCGTTTTCACCTCTACCGTTACGCCGAAATGCCTACATTAACCGCGCTTATTGAACAATTGTGGGTACAAATTGGTCCCTGCTTTAATTTTCTCCACCCGCATTCCAGCGATATTTTCCCTGATACGCATTTTTATGCGGATTTACTGGCGGCACTGGAAAAGAAGGATGAGCAGGCGACCCGTCAGGCAATGGAAATAATTATCGATCACGATACGTTTATTTTACAGCGGCAGTCTATTTATTAA